In a genomic window of Acetomicrobium sp. S15 = DSM 107314:
- a CDS encoding RrF2 family transcriptional regulator: MAGLMQLSEAASLALHGMGLLAASRRRMSVKELASATGASEAHLAKVFQRLGKEGYVFSTRGPRGGFVLAKPPEEISLFDIYRAIEGEPSKEYCLLRRESCPFKRCIFGSIVRRLSEDFLSYLTSKTLADLVEPQLEKAQVTAFEGGLQFNKST; the protein is encoded by the coding sequence ATGGCAGGATTGATGCAGCTTTCAGAGGCAGCTTCGCTCGCTCTGCATGGAATGGGGCTTTTAGCGGCATCTCGCAGGCGCATGAGCGTGAAAGAGCTCGCCTCGGCTACGGGGGCCTCAGAGGCTCATCTAGCTAAGGTGTTTCAGCGCCTTGGGAAAGAGGGTTATGTCTTTTCCACGAGGGGGCCTCGCGGAGGGTTTGTCCTTGCCAAGCCGCCGGAGGAGATCTCCCTTTTTGATATTTATAGGGCAATAGAGGGTGAACCGTCAAAGGAATATTGCCTTTTGAGGCGCGAAAGTTGTCCTTTTAAGCGCTGTATTTTTGGTTCTATAGTAAGGCGCCTTTCTGAAGATTTTTTGTCATATTTAACCTCAAAAACACTTGCAGATCTTGTGGAACCACAACTGGAGAAGGCGCAGGTCACAGCTTTTGA